Within the Candidatus Aegiribacteria sp. genome, the region AACGTATTTCTTTTATGACCATTAACGGTACACTTAGCGATATAGGTTTGGTTTCACTGCTCCAGTTTCCGAATTCCAGCGGGAAGACAGGTATGCTTACAGTGATATCCATTGATGGCAAGGCTGACTTCTACTATCGGAAGGGCGAGCTTGTACATGCCAGGTATGGTAAGAAGACCGGTAAGTATGTTCTTGTGGATACAGTCGATTGGAATGAAGGACGGTTTACTTTCGAGACTGGAATGGAACCGGAAGAAACAACCATCCATGATGATCTTCACAATATTCTGATCTGGGCTCTTAGAGAGAGAGACGACAAAAAGAGGAATCAGGATGAGGAGGATATCGGTTCTGCAGAATTCGATACTGAACTATCAAAAAAACTCGATGGTCTTCTGAAATCAGCTATAGATATCCAGTACATTGGCATATTCTCTAATGCCGGGCAGCTCCTGGCCAGATCGAATTTCGAGAGGAGTTGTCTTCAGGAAATTGAGCCATTCATGGAATCTGTGACCAGCTTTATTAGTAGCTATCCAGGAAAGGTTACAGGAAAAGCATTGATAGAAGCGTCTGATATCTCAATTGCGATAGAAGGAATTGATGAAACAGAAACCGTAGTTATATCTACCGGACCCGAAATCAAATTTGACAAATTGTCTATGGTTCTCTTTGAAATAGTATGTGAACTAAGAGGAGTGTAACGAAGATAGAGGATACGGAAGAAAGAATCTTACAAAATTGTGTTTGAACAACTTGAGAATACCTTACACGAAAGGACCGTTAAATGGATTATGATGATAGCATTTTTACGCCTGTGGAATTTCTTGAAGAAAAGAGCTTTGTTGATGCCTGCAGTACTCACAGTACTGAAGAGCAGGAAATAATAATCGATCAGGGTTCATTCAGTAACGATCTGTATATCATAAGAAGTGGTCGATTCGTGGTGAGCGATTCAATGGGTGAAGAATTTGTACTCGCAGCTCTGTCTGCAGGTGATGTCTTCGGTGAAATGGCATTCTTCAGAAGCGGAATTAGATCGGCCAGCGTAACCTGTGTTGCTCCCGGTGAGATTCTCTCCATAAGCAGGGAAACTTTCAAGAAACTGCACGAGACGAATCCTGATCTGGCAATACGGGTTACATGCACTCTTGCGGGAATGCTCTCGGACAGGCTTAAGCATGCTGATGCAACCCTCAGCCTTTTATCAGACGACAGCGAACTAAGACAGAGGTATGAAATCCGGAGGCTGATAAGGGAGCTGAAAAGCACGATACACAAGCTGGGCAACGAAGATTCAGAAGAGAGTTAGTATCAGCGTATTTTCTGAACCGCTGAACCGGATAGGGTTAGGTACACTGTACTGGACATCTGGAAAAACCTCGATTAGTAAGTAATCATTATGAACAGAGATGTTACCGGCAGTTTCAGCAGTATGGGGATTGACGCCCTGACAGGTCTTAACAACAGATCTTATCTCGATACCATTAATGAGACGTATATCCGCAGGGAGGTTGAGTGGTCGCTTCTCATGCTTGATGTTGATCACTTCAAGCTTATAAACGATATCTATGGACATTTGACCGGGGACAAGGTTTTAAGGCAGACAGCACTCACCGTACAGGTCAATCTGAAGGAATCAGACACAGCAGTAAGATTCGGCGGTGATGAATTCATTGTAGTTCTTCCCGACACAGGGGAAGAGGGGGCATTGGATTTGGCCCAGCGTCTGATCTTCGAAATAAAGCGTATTTCATTTAAATCAGGTATTCATGTCAGTGTTTCCATAGGAGTAAGCCATAGCAGAACTACCGACGTCTCCATTACGGATATCGTATCACGTGCCGATAAAGCTCTTTACAAGGCCAAGGAAACTGGCAGGGGCAGGTTCTTTTTCTTCACTGAGGATTTGACCGAAAACGATATTCCGGAAATCAACTTTTCACATCTTGTGGGGCGGAGACCGGAGATTCAGAAACTCAGGCAGCTGCTCGAGGAATCCGTGACCGATTCCAGCAGATTTGCAATTGTTTCCGGAGAGGCCGGTGTAGGTAAAACAAGACTGGTGGATGAACTGCTGAATTACTGTGATTTCATGAAATCAGTTGTCGTGAAGAACTCGGTAATGGAGCATACACAATATCAGTCATTTTCCCTTCTGATAGATCCACTCAGGGAAGTGCTGTCCGGTCTTAGCGACAGCGAGTTAACTACTGTACGTATGGCTGTTGAACCCGTTCACCCGGCTACGCTCGACCTTTTTCCCGAGCTTCAGGCCTCCGTCATGGACGATACTATTTACTTCCGCGAAGAAAGGCTCAGATTCAGGATATTCAGGGATATTTCAGTTCTTTTTGCGGTCCTGTCCACGATTCATCCAATTACACTGATTCTGGATAATCTGCAATGGATCGCAGAGCCTGATCTGGCAATACTTTCCTTTGTAGCGAGGAATACCCCGGAGGCTAATATTCTCTATCTATGCATTATGCGAAGGGATGAAACCTCTGAGGATATATTTAAGAAACTCTCGTCAATAAAATCTTCCCTGCCACTTCTGAGCCTTGAGATTAGTAAAATGACCACTGAAGAAACACGGAACATGATACTCTTCGCGCTGAAGGATCCAAACATACCACAAGATGTACAGGAATTCCTGATAGCTCAATCCGGAGGAAACCCGCTGTTTCTTCGCGAACTGCTGACATCATGCGTGGATTCGGGGTACATTTCCTGCAGCAAATCAGGAGAAAAAAACTATAACCTGCCCGACGATGTTGAAGTGCCTGACAGTATTGGACAGATCATTACGATGAAACTCTCAAACATAAGCACTGAAGCCGGTGAATTGCTAAAAATCGTATCCCTTACGCCTGATCAGTTCAACCTTTCACTTCTTGAGGGCATGACAGGCCGCGACAGGGTGGAACTTGCCCGAAGACTGGATGAGTGCATAAAAGCCGGGATTATTGAAGAGATCAGCGATGGAAGGAATAACATAAGTTTCAGATTCACAAACGGTGCTGTACGATATTACTTATCCTCAGACCTCCCAGGATCACTGAAAGGAACCTACCACCAGAGAATGGCAGCCTATTTTGAAGGATTTTACGAGAAGGGTAGAAAGGAACTTCTTACTGCCGTTGCGTATCACTATTCCAGAAGCCAGGACAATAGTCATGCTGCCAGGTACGCTCTACTCGCGGCAAATCAGGCCTTAAACACTGGAGCAAACGGAGATGCTATACATTGGTACGCGATCTATCTGGACAGGACTCCTGTTGATTCGGAACATGCCAGCATTTTCTCCGTCCAGATTAATCTGGGATCTTTGTATTCGATTACCGGTGAGGTTGAAAAGGCGGACAATTATCTGAAGAAGGCTCTGGAACTGTCTTCAAGCCCCAAAGAGCTTGCGGCTGTTCATTTAAGGCTTGGAAGGAATAATCTTAACAGAAGCCTCTATCCGGAGACTCTTGAGAACTACGATAATGCAGTAAAGATGTGCATGGAAGACGATTCAGCAGATCCAATAGTTTTCAGAACACTGATTGAGACACTTTTAGAAACATCTTTTGTGCACAGGCTTCAGGGGAACTACGATAAAGCCTTTTCGTGTCTTGACAGGACTGAAAATATTATGGGTGAGAACGATGCTGAAATACCTGAGGATATCTTCGCCCTGTACTGCACAAGGAAAGCCGACGTTATCTCGGAACTGGGTTCAGAGGATGAGGCTCTGGAACTTTATGAAAACGCAATGAAGATATTCGAAGAAATCGATGACATGCCGGGTCAGGCAACAGTACTGAATAATATGCACGAGATCTATTCCCACCAGGGAAATTACAGCAGGAGTCTCAGTACACTGGAAGAGGTTATCCGGATGAATATGAAACTGGATGACAAGATGGGCCTGGCAATAGGGTACTACAATATCGCTGGATACTATATGGAAATAAATATGCTTGACCTTGCAATGGAATACTACGATAAATACATGGAAATCAACGATATAATTAAAAATGAACTTGGAAATGGGTATGGAAAATTCGGTCTTGGCAACCTTTACTGGCTGGAGAGTCAACTGGAAAAATCCAGGTTTTGTCTGGAGGAGGCTTCTGAGATATTCGAAAAGCTGCGGTGCAATCAGATGGGGACCAAATGTGATCTTTTAATAACCAACATCTTCGTGCGGATGGATGAATTCGAAAAGGCGCAGGAGATACTGGATTCAATCGATATCGAAACGAGCAATCCTTCAACTGAGATGGAAACACTGTATCTGAGGGGACTTCTGCGGATCTCCCGCGGGGATTCGGATAGAGAATCTCTGGATACTGCAGTTACACATTTCAGAACGGTTATTGATTCTTCGGATGAACACTCCGAAGTTGATATTGCGACATACTATTCAGCACTTGCAACTGCCCTTCGAAAACTTGACAGGAACGAAGATATGTTTTTGGCTCTAAGAGAAGGTTCTGAGAAATTGGCGAAAGAACTCCAGCGTGTTAGGCCCTACTCTATAAGGAACAGCATGATGACAAGACGGGAAATAGCTGAGTTCATCGATACTTGCCGGAACAGTGGTCTTCCATTCCCCCCCGACGGGTTCATTTTCAGTACAGACCGATGAAACATCCTCAGAGATTCTGTGATTCAGAAGGCAAGCCCTGTTCAATCAGGAAGGTTTTTGAATGACTTTCGACTTCGGCCTGGTAAACGACTGGTCAGGTTAAAGTTTGACCCTTGAGAAACTGAACCGGCAGCTGAGACAGTGCAAAGAGTGCAAATTATCCCTTACGCGAAGCAACGTTATCTGTGGGGAAGGCAGTCCGCAAGCACATCTGATGCTTGTTGCACAGGCTCCAGGAGAGCATGAGGATATTAAAAACAGGATGTTTATCGGTCCATCCGGTCATATCCTCAATCGTTTTCTTGCGAAGGGTGGAATCAAAAAAAAAGATATTTACATGACCAATCTTGTTAAATGCAACCTTCCGGGTAATAGGAAACCGAAGAAGGTTGAAATAGACCTTTGCTGCAGATACCTTGAAAAAGAAATTGAACTGGTGAATCCGTCGGTAATCGCGACCATGGGTTATTATGCTGCAAGATACATTTTCGGGAAGTACGGTATTGATTTTCCCGAATCAAAAGTGGATGTTCCGGAAATCTTCGGAAAACTCTTCCACGCAGGCTCCGTGAACCTGTATCCAATGGGCCATACCGCTGTGATACTCTATCATCCCGCCTTAGAAACCGGTATGGAAAAGCACTACCGCAAGCTGTATGTTCTATCAAGAAGATGTAAGTGGTTCGATGTCTGTCCCATGAAATATTTCAGTGATAATGGAATGATAGAGAAGAAGTGGACAGCATACTACTGCAAAGGAGACTGGGAAAGCTGTGTAAGGTACTGGAAAGAGGAAAATGGCGAGTATCATCCGGACGAGATGTTACCCGACGGATCGATTATGAAAAAATAGGGACGGAGGCTTTTTAAACTAAAATGGTGAATAAAATACACAAATATCTTTCATTAGATACGTATTATTAGCTAATCATGAATAAAATGCCTCCGTCCCTATTTAATTACAGTCTGCGGACTCAATTCAACGAAGTATGCATTGTATGGAATGAGACCGGCAGCAGAACAACAGTAAGAAGGATCTTTCTCAGCGGTGAAAACAAATCAGCCTCAGCGTTTGCTTCAGCTAATTTTCCTGGAGTATTGCCTTCTGCAAATCATGCCATAAAGCGGCTTGCCGATGAAATAATAATCATGCTGTCAGGACATGTACCGGATTTCAATGAAGATATCCTCGACTTCAGAGTATGCTCCGGCTTTCAGCGAAAAGTGCTAATGGAGGAGAGGAAGATTCCAGGAGGAGTAGTACTCAGCTACAGCCAGCTTGCACTGAAGCTGGGCATACCGAGCAGCGCGAGAGCAGCAGGTAACGCGCTGGCCACAAATCCGTTCCCCCTGGTGATTCCGTGCCATAGAACGATAAGGGCAGACGGCAGAGTCGGAAACTATCAGGGTGGCTCGACCATGAAACGCGCACTGCTTGAAATGGAGGGAATATCCTTCAGCGCATCAGGTAAGGTGCTCGAAGAAAGATCTAAATCTCCAGGATGATTATGCAATTGTCAGCAGCTGTTTCTGAAGAGCTTCGGAATAAGGTAAAGGAACCCTCTTTCTTCCGGGATGTAATGAACCTTATTAAAGAGAATAACATTTCACTTTCATCAATGGGTGACGATCATGCTGTAAGGGAACGTTTTTCTGTCCTCTTCGAAGAACAGAAGCGGAGGCTTGATAACTGGGTGAAAACCAAAGGCGTTGATGCTGCCAGTGAAAAACTCCTTGCTTACCTTGAATCGAAATCCTTCTGGTTCTGGCTTCAAAAGCAACTGGATTCAGCGATCGGAAAACTCAGAGAAATGACCGAGCAGAAAATTCATTCTGAGGAGTTCAGGAAAACCGTAAATGATCTTATGCTGCAGTTCGCCGCCAAAATCATTTTGAATGCGAAGAAGAATGCCTGGGTACAGGTAACAGAGATCTTAGTAGATATAACCGGAATTGGAGAAGTAAAATGACCAGGAGGAATATCTCCGAGGAAGAAGCAAGGGGAGCTCTTGAGAAGGGTGCCAGGAACGTTAGTGATGAAGACGTTACAAAGGTGGTGAAGAAGGCTGAGGAAATAGAAGGCAAATTCAGAACGAAGGGACCGCTTAAGAGATTCATAGACGATGTGAAGCTGATGATCTCCCTCGTGAAGGATTACGCTAACGGTAACTACAGGTCAATCCCCTACTGGACAATTGCCGCGGTAGTAGCTGCGCTAATCTATGTGATTAATCCCGTTGACCTTATTCCAGATTTTATCCCTGTAATCGGGTTTGTGGATGATGCAGCCGTTGTAAGTGTTTGTCTTCTTCTGGTAGAGCAGGATCTTGTGAAGTACAGGGAATGGAAAGCAAAGCAGTAGCTCGCCTTCTAACACTTGACATAATACTATATTCCATTCTTCGGTTACAGTTTGTGAAAATTGATATTGAAAGGTTACTGGAATATGTATACTGACAGCTTTCGTGAGGCACTGATATCGAAGCTTGAAAAGACCGCGGAGAACGGTACTTTCAAGAGGGAACGGATCATTACCACAAGGCAGGGAACGGAAGTAGGAGTTCAGAATTCGGGAGAAGTCCTGAATTTCTGCGCAAATAACTACCTTGGGCTTTCAGGCGATCAGAGGTTGGTTGAGAAGGCCTGCGAGATACTTGAGGAGCGTGGCTTTGGTCTTTCATCGGTTCGCTTCATATGTGGTACGCAGGATATTCATAAAGAACTGGAAAAGAAGATAGCGGATTTCCTCCTCAAGGATGATACAATACTCTATTCGAGCTGCTTTGATGCCAACGGAGGGCTTTTTGAACCTCTGCTGACGGATGCTGACGCCATTATCTCCGACCAGTTGAACCATGCTTCAATCATCGATGGTGTAAGGCTCTGTAAGGCAAAAAGGTATCGCTACAGCCATGCCGATCTTGAAGATCTTGAAGCGGTGCTTGTTCACGCCCGCAGGGCCAGGATTAAAGCCATCGTTACTGACGGCGTCTTCTCCATGGACGGGGAAATAGCTCCTCTACCGGGCATATGCGATCTCGCGGAAAAATACGGAGCACTTCTTATTGTCGATGACTCACATGCAACTGGATTCATAGGTGATTCGGGAAGAGGCAGTATTGAATACCATGGAGTTATGGAGAGGGTGGATATCGTGACATCGACCTTCGGAAAGGCTCTTGGTGGTGCCTCAGGCGGGTTCACTTCCGGACCATCGGAGGTAATAGAGATGCTCCGGCAGCGATCCAGACCGTACCTTTTCTCAAATACACTCGCCCCTGTAGTTGCAGGGACAACCCTTGCCGTCATTGACCTGATCGAGAAATCAAGCGAAGAAAGAGACAAACTCAGGGATAACCAGAGACGCTTCAGAAAGAAGATGACCGAAGCGGGATTCAGGATTATT harbors:
- a CDS encoding DUF4388 domain-containing protein — encoded protein: MTINGTLSDIGLVSLLQFPNSSGKTGMLTVISIDGKADFYYRKGELVHARYGKKTGKYVLVDTVDWNEGRFTFETGMEPEETTIHDDLHNILIWALRERDDKKRNQDEEDIGSAEFDTELSKKLDGLLKSAIDIQYIGIFSNAGQLLARSNFERSCLQEIEPFMESVTSFISSYPGKVTGKALIEASDISIAIEGIDETETVVISTGPEIKFDKLSMVLFEIVCELRGV
- a CDS encoding uracil-DNA glycosylase, producing MTLEKLNRQLRQCKECKLSLTRSNVICGEGSPQAHLMLVAQAPGEHEDIKNRMFIGPSGHILNRFLAKGGIKKKDIYMTNLVKCNLPGNRKPKKVEIDLCCRYLEKEIELVNPSVIATMGYYAARYIFGKYGIDFPESKVDVPEIFGKLFHAGSVNLYPMGHTAVILYHPALETGMEKHYRKLYVLSRRCKWFDVCPMKYFSDNGMIEKKWTAYYCKGDWESCVRYWKEENGEYHPDEMLPDGSIMKK
- a CDS encoding MGMT family protein, whose protein sequence is MPPSLFNYSLRTQFNEVCIVWNETGSRTTVRRIFLSGENKSASAFASANFPGVLPSANHAIKRLADEIIIMLSGHVPDFNEDILDFRVCSGFQRKVLMEERKIPGGVVLSYSQLALKLGIPSSARAAGNALATNPFPLVIPCHRTIRADGRVGNYQGGSTMKRALLEMEGISFSASGKVLEERSKSPG
- a CDS encoding cyclic nucleotide-binding domain-containing protein, whose product is MDYDDSIFTPVEFLEEKSFVDACSTHSTEEQEIIIDQGSFSNDLYIIRSGRFVVSDSMGEEFVLAALSAGDVFGEMAFFRSGIRSASVTCVAPGEILSISRETFKKLHETNPDLAIRVTCTLAGMLSDRLKHADATLSLLSDDSELRQRYEIRRLIRELKSTIHKLGNEDSEES
- a CDS encoding DUF1232 domain-containing protein, whose product is MTRRNISEEEARGALEKGARNVSDEDVTKVVKKAEEIEGKFRTKGPLKRFIDDVKLMISLVKDYANGNYRSIPYWTIAAVVAALIYVINPVDLIPDFIPVIGFVDDAAVVSVCLLLVEQDLVKYREWKAKQ
- a CDS encoding diguanylate cyclase; its protein translation is MNRDVTGSFSSMGIDALTGLNNRSYLDTINETYIRREVEWSLLMLDVDHFKLINDIYGHLTGDKVLRQTALTVQVNLKESDTAVRFGGDEFIVVLPDTGEEGALDLAQRLIFEIKRISFKSGIHVSVSIGVSHSRTTDVSITDIVSRADKALYKAKETGRGRFFFFTEDLTENDIPEINFSHLVGRRPEIQKLRQLLEESVTDSSRFAIVSGEAGVGKTRLVDELLNYCDFMKSVVVKNSVMEHTQYQSFSLLIDPLREVLSGLSDSELTTVRMAVEPVHPATLDLFPELQASVMDDTIYFREERLRFRIFRDISVLFAVLSTIHPITLILDNLQWIAEPDLAILSFVARNTPEANILYLCIMRRDETSEDIFKKLSSIKSSLPLLSLEISKMTTEETRNMILFALKDPNIPQDVQEFLIAQSGGNPLFLRELLTSCVDSGYISCSKSGEKNYNLPDDVEVPDSIGQIITMKLSNISTEAGELLKIVSLTPDQFNLSLLEGMTGRDRVELARRLDECIKAGIIEEISDGRNNISFRFTNGAVRYYLSSDLPGSLKGTYHQRMAAYFEGFYEKGRKELLTAVAYHYSRSQDNSHAARYALLAANQALNTGANGDAIHWYAIYLDRTPVDSEHASIFSVQINLGSLYSITGEVEKADNYLKKALELSSSPKELAAVHLRLGRNNLNRSLYPETLENYDNAVKMCMEDDSADPIVFRTLIETLLETSFVHRLQGNYDKAFSCLDRTENIMGENDAEIPEDIFALYCTRKADVISELGSEDEALELYENAMKIFEEIDDMPGQATVLNNMHEIYSHQGNYSRSLSTLEEVIRMNMKLDDKMGLAIGYYNIAGYYMEINMLDLAMEYYDKYMEINDIIKNELGNGYGKFGLGNLYWLESQLEKSRFCLEEASEIFEKLRCNQMGTKCDLLITNIFVRMDEFEKAQEILDSIDIETSNPSTEMETLYLRGLLRISRGDSDRESLDTAVTHFRTVIDSSDEHSEVDIATYYSALATALRKLDRNEDMFLALREGSEKLAKELQRVRPYSIRNSMMTRREIAEFIDTCRNSGLPFPPDGFIFSTDR
- the kbl gene encoding glycine C-acetyltransferase codes for the protein MYTDSFREALISKLEKTAENGTFKRERIITTRQGTEVGVQNSGEVLNFCANNYLGLSGDQRLVEKACEILEERGFGLSSVRFICGTQDIHKELEKKIADFLLKDDTILYSSCFDANGGLFEPLLTDADAIISDQLNHASIIDGVRLCKAKRYRYSHADLEDLEAVLVHARRARIKAIVTDGVFSMDGEIAPLPGICDLAEKYGALLIVDDSHATGFIGDSGRGSIEYHGVMERVDIVTSTFGKALGGASGGFTSGPSEVIEMLRQRSRPYLFSNTLAPVVAGTTLAVIDLIEKSSEERDKLRDNQRRFRKKMTEAGFRIIKSDHPIVPVLFGHLPDDAALAQKFADELLRKGIYAIGFFYPVVPKGESRIRVQLSAAHTTEQVDICVEAFRDVGRKLEVL